One window of the Streptomyces asoensis genome contains the following:
- a CDS encoding DUF1003 domain-containing protein — translation MVPDRESGRVERTPAGATATSRPRARLDQPRPPRHRILPEWDPEAFGRLSERIARFLGTGRFIVWMTIVIIVWVLWNIFAPRDLRFDNYPFIFLTLMLSLQASYAAPLILLAQNRQDDRDRVNLEQDRKQNERSIADTEYLTREIAALRIGLGEVATRDWIRSELQDMVKELEERRDGHREHAVFPAERSRGRDVEDR, via the coding sequence ATGGTTCCTGACCGCGAGAGCGGGCGCGTCGAGCGCACCCCGGCGGGCGCCACCGCGACCAGCCGTCCCCGGGCCCGGCTGGACCAGCCGCGGCCGCCCCGGCACCGGATCCTGCCCGAGTGGGACCCGGAGGCCTTCGGGCGGCTGTCGGAGCGCATCGCGCGGTTCCTGGGCACCGGGCGGTTCATCGTCTGGATGACGATCGTCATCATCGTCTGGGTCCTGTGGAACATCTTCGCCCCGCGCGACCTGCGCTTCGACAACTACCCCTTCATCTTCCTGACCCTGATGCTGTCGCTCCAGGCCTCCTACGCGGCCCCGCTGATCCTGCTCGCGCAGAACCGGCAGGACGACCGTGACCGGGTCAACCTGGAGCAGGACCGCAAGCAGAACGAGCGGTCCATCGCCGACACCGAGTATCTGACCCGGGAGATCGCCGCCCTGCGGATCGGTCTCGGCGAGGTCGCCACCCGGGACTGGATCCGCTCGGAGCTCCAGGACATGGTCAAGGAACTGGAGGAACGGCGGGACGGGCATCGCGAACATGCCGTATTCCCGGCAGAACGGTCGCGGGGACGTGACGTAGAAGACCGGTGA
- a CDS encoding magnesium transporter MgtE N-terminal domain-containing protein — protein sequence MAAGAPRIFVSHLSGVPVFDPSGDQVGRVRDLVVVLRVRRRPPRVLGLVVELSTRRRIFLPMTRVTGIESGQVITTGVLNVRRFEQRPTERLVFGELLDRRVTLGETGEEVTVLDVSVHHLPARRDWELDRVFVRKGKRASAFRRAKGETLTVEWSAVTGFSLEEHGQGAESLLATFEQLRPADLANVLHHLSPKRRAEVAAALDDDRLADVLEELPEDDQIEILGKLKEERAADVLEAMDPDDAADLLSELPEQDQERLLSLMQPDDAADMRRLLSYEEHTAGGLMTTEPIILRPDATVADALARVRNRDLSPALAAQVYVCRPPDETPTGKYLGTVHFQRLLRDPPYTLVSSMLDDDLQALAPDAALPVVAGFFATYDMVAAPVVDEAGSLLGAVTVDDVLDHMLPEDWRETEFHLDEETTEEVGPHGS from the coding sequence ATGGCGGCGGGCGCCCCGCGGATCTTCGTGTCGCACCTCTCCGGCGTTCCGGTCTTCGACCCGAGCGGCGACCAGGTGGGACGGGTACGCGATCTGGTCGTCGTGCTGCGGGTACGGCGGCGGCCGCCGAGGGTGCTCGGGCTGGTCGTCGAACTGTCCACCCGGCGCCGCATCTTCCTGCCCATGACCCGGGTGACCGGCATCGAGTCCGGCCAGGTCATCACCACCGGCGTGCTCAACGTCCGCCGCTTCGAGCAGCGGCCCACCGAGCGCCTCGTCTTCGGGGAGCTGCTCGACCGCCGCGTCACGCTCGGCGAGACCGGCGAGGAGGTCACCGTCCTCGACGTGTCGGTGCACCACCTGCCGGCCCGCCGGGACTGGGAGCTCGACCGGGTCTTCGTGCGCAAGGGGAAGAGGGCGAGCGCCTTCCGGCGGGCGAAGGGCGAGACGCTGACCGTGGAGTGGTCGGCGGTCACCGGGTTCTCGCTGGAGGAGCACGGACAGGGCGCGGAGAGCCTCCTCGCCACCTTCGAGCAGCTGCGCCCCGCCGACCTCGCCAACGTCCTGCACCATCTGTCGCCGAAGCGGCGCGCCGAGGTCGCCGCCGCGCTCGACGACGACCGTCTCGCCGACGTCCTCGAAGAGCTCCCGGAGGACGACCAGATCGAGATCCTCGGCAAGCTGAAGGAGGAGCGCGCGGCGGACGTCCTGGAGGCCATGGACCCCGACGACGCGGCCGACCTGCTCTCCGAACTCCCGGAGCAGGACCAGGAGCGGCTGCTGAGCCTGATGCAGCCCGACGACGCGGCCGACATGCGGCGCCTGTTGTCGTACGAGGAGCACACCGCGGGCGGGCTGATGACCACCGAGCCGATCATCCTGCGCCCCGACGCCACCGTCGCCGACGCCCTCGCGCGGGTGCGCAACCGCGACCTCTCCCCCGCCCTCGCCGCGCAGGTCTACGTCTGCCGCCCGCCCGACGAGACCCCGACCGGCAAGTACCTCGGCACGGTCCACTTCCAGCGGCTGCTGCGCGACCCCCCGTACACGCTGGTCAGTTCGATGCTCGACGACGATCTCCAGGCCCTGGCACCGGACGCGGCGCTGCCGGTCGTCGCCGGGTTCTTCGCGACGTACGACATGGTCGCGGCGCCCGTCGTCGACGAGGCGGGCTCGCTGCTGGGCGCGGTGACCGTGGACGACGTCCTGGACCACATGCTGCCGGAGGACTGGCGGGAGACGGAGTTCCACCTCGACGAGGAGACGACCGAGGAGGTGGGCCCGCATGGTTCCTGA